The following are encoded together in the Oceanobacillus zhaokaii genome:
- a CDS encoding ATP-dependent Clp protease ATP-binding subunit, whose translation MLCQKCGVNEANINAAMMMNNQKMEIHLCNDCFRELQGQMMNSTGFPFGFANDASDFFAQGNGNGEAKVGAKTKQKQTTKRNSLLDQLGSNLTDGARAGEIDPVIGRDNEIKRVIETLNRRNKNNPVLIGEPGVGKTAIAEGLAVKIVEGSVPTKLLNKEVYLLDVASLVANTGIRGQFEQRMKQLINELKSRDDVILFIDEIHLIVGAGTAEGSQMDAGNILKPALARGELQLIGATTLKEYRQIEKDAALERRLQPITVNEPTQEDTVTILNGIKDRYEKFHEVHYSDEAIQAFVTLSSRYIQDRFLPDKAIDLMDEVGSRLNLKNSSVDSSSIKQRLDEITKEKQQAAEKEDYERAANLRYQEIQLQKQLEKASDEDKIIDVDVSDIQLIVEEKTGIPVTKMQTDEQEKMKNLAQALSDKVIGQDEAVNKVAKAVRRSRAGLKSKNRPIGTFLFVGPTGVGKTELSKVLADELFGSRDSIIRLDMSEYMEKHSVSKIIGSPPGYVGHEEAGQLTERVRRNPYSILLLDEVEKAHPDVLNTFLQIMEDGHLTDSQGRKVSFKDTVIIMTSNAGTGDKQINVGFNTGKHESVSTLEKLSAYFKPEFLNRFDTIVNFNQLSEENLLKIVDLMLVELQDRLEENETTITITDEAKRVLVKSGYDERFGARPLRRVIQDKIEDQLTDLILEHDTVEKVNVDVVDNEIVVKMVQ comes from the coding sequence ATGCTATGTCAAAAATGTGGCGTCAATGAAGCTAACATCAACGCAGCAATGATGATGAATAATCAAAAAATGGAAATACACCTTTGTAATGATTGTTTCCGTGAACTCCAAGGACAAATGATGAATTCTACTGGTTTCCCATTTGGATTTGCAAATGATGCTTCGGATTTCTTTGCTCAAGGTAATGGAAATGGTGAAGCTAAAGTGGGAGCAAAAACGAAGCAAAAACAAACTACTAAAAGAAATAGTTTACTTGATCAATTAGGAAGCAACCTTACAGATGGAGCAAGAGCTGGTGAAATTGATCCAGTAATTGGACGTGACAATGAAATTAAACGTGTAATTGAAACTTTAAATAGAAGAAACAAGAACAACCCAGTTTTAATTGGTGAACCTGGTGTTGGTAAGACCGCTATTGCTGAAGGTCTAGCAGTGAAAATTGTTGAAGGAAGTGTCCCTACAAAGTTATTAAATAAAGAAGTTTATTTACTCGATGTGGCATCATTAGTTGCCAATACTGGTATTCGAGGACAATTCGAACAACGCATGAAACAATTAATCAACGAACTTAAGTCACGTGATGATGTCATCCTATTTATTGATGAAATCCACTTAATCGTTGGAGCAGGAACAGCTGAAGGCTCACAAATGGATGCTGGAAACATTTTAAAACCAGCGTTAGCACGTGGAGAATTACAATTGATTGGTGCAACAACATTAAAAGAATATCGTCAAATTGAGAAAGATGCAGCACTCGAAAGACGTTTACAACCAATAACGGTGAATGAGCCTACTCAAGAAGATACGGTGACAATTTTGAATGGAATAAAAGACCGATATGAGAAATTCCATGAAGTCCACTATTCTGATGAAGCAATCCAAGCATTCGTTACGTTATCCAGCCGCTATATCCAAGATCGTTTCTTGCCAGATAAAGCAATCGATTTAATGGACGAGGTTGGTTCAAGATTGAATTTGAAAAATTCATCTGTTGATTCTTCTTCTATTAAGCAACGACTTGATGAGATTACAAAGGAAAAACAACAAGCAGCTGAAAAAGAAGACTATGAACGTGCAGCGAACTTGAGATATCAAGAGATTCAACTACAAAAACAATTAGAAAAAGCATCAGATGAGGACAAAATTATTGATGTGGATGTTAGTGACATTCAATTGATTGTAGAAGAAAAAACAGGTATCCCAGTAACAAAAATGCAAACAGACGAACAAGAAAAAATGAAAAACCTTGCGCAAGCATTAAGTGATAAAGTTATCGGCCAGGATGAGGCTGTAAATAAAGTAGCAAAAGCAGTTCGCCGTAGTCGTGCAGGATTGAAATCTAAGAATCGTCCAATTGGTACCTTCTTATTTGTAGGTCCAACAGGTGTCGGTAAAACGGAATTATCGAAAGTACTTGCTGATGAATTATTCGGCTCTCGTGATTCAATCATTCGTCTTGATATGAGTGAATACATGGAGAAACATTCAGTGTCTAAGATTATCGGTTCACCTCCAGGCTATGTAGGCCATGAGGAAGCAGGACAATTAACGGAACGTGTGCGACGTAATCCATATTCGATTTTACTATTGGATGAGGTTGAAAAAGCGCACCCAGACGTGTTAAATACCTTCTTGCAAATTATGGAGGATGGTCATTTAACTGATTCTCAAGGACGCAAAGTAAGCTTTAAGGATACCGTTATTATCATGACAAGTAATGCAGGTACAGGTGACAAACAGATTAATGTTGGATTTAATACAGGAAAACACGAATCTGTATCAACATTAGAGAAATTAAGTGCATACTTTAAGCCTGAATTCCTGAATCGTTTTGATACAATCGTTAACTTCAATCAGTTATCTGAAGAAAACTTATTGAAAATCGTTGACCTTATGCTTGTTGAATTACAAGACAGACTTGAAGAAAACGAAACAACCATTACGATTACAGATGAAGCAAAACGAGTATTAGTGAAGAGCGGTTATGATGAACGCTTCGGTGCAAGACCATTACGTCGGGTAATTCAGGATAAGATTGAGGACCAATTAACCGATTTAATCCTGGAACATGACACAGTTGAAAAAGTAAATGTTGATGTAGTGGATAATGAAATTGTCGTGAAGATGGTACAGTAG
- a CDS encoding MaoC family dehydratase: MKLDEFTIGQVFETKSFKLTKEDIMKFAGEFDPQYMHLDEEKANQGRFNGIIASGIHTLAISFKLWIEQGVYGPDVIAGTRMNNIKFIKPVYPGNELHTIVKVIDKKAAKNETGILTVSLSTFNDNEEKVFEGDLSVLIKR, encoded by the coding sequence ATGAAGCTAGATGAGTTTACAATCGGACAGGTATTCGAAACGAAATCATTCAAATTAACAAAAGAAGATATCATGAAGTTTGCGGGAGAATTCGATCCTCAATATATGCATTTAGATGAGGAAAAAGCAAATCAAGGAAGGTTTAATGGGATTATTGCTTCTGGTATACATACGCTAGCAATTTCATTTAAGCTTTGGATTGAACAAGGTGTCTATGGTCCTGATGTCATTGCTGGGACACGGATGAATAATATAAAATTTATAAAGCCAGTGTATCCTGGTAATGAATTACATACCATTGTTAAGGTTATTGATAAAAAAGCAGCAAAAAATGAAACAGGTATCCTTACTGTATCGTTGTCTACTTTCAATGATAACGAAGAAAAGGTTTTTGAAGGTGACTTGTCCGTGTTAATAAAACGTTAA
- a CDS encoding ComEC/Rec2 family competence protein — protein sequence MKNITTFILLFMIFFICTQPLLKVKSDSKSELEVHFIDVGQGDSILIQTPTEKTILIDGGPPKAGKRVVDYLNKLGIKQIDLLIATHPDVDHIGGLKKVMKEVAVKQVIDSGKLHFTNTYASYALEIRKQGIPIKVAKINEPILLDPDVKIKVLNANSKNKTNNQSSLVLKVSYKEVDFLLMGDVEMEQEKTLLEKHNLEAEIVKIAHHGSDTSTSYQFLHEVNPQIAILTYRIGNDYGHPVERVIDNLDRIDAQIYSTGVFGNLRILTNGEDYMIIPEKSPTENIAS from the coding sequence ATGAAAAATATAACTACATTTATTCTTCTGTTTATGATTTTTTTCATATGTACTCAGCCATTGCTTAAGGTAAAAAGTGACTCCAAATCAGAGCTGGAAGTTCACTTTATCGATGTTGGCCAAGGTGACAGTATTCTAATTCAAACTCCTACTGAGAAGACGATACTTATCGATGGTGGACCGCCTAAAGCAGGGAAAAGGGTGGTGGACTACTTAAATAAACTAGGTATTAAGCAAATTGATCTGCTTATCGCCACTCATCCAGATGTCGATCATATCGGTGGACTGAAAAAGGTAATGAAGGAAGTGGCTGTTAAACAAGTAATTGATTCTGGAAAACTTCATTTCACCAATACCTATGCAAGTTACGCATTGGAAATCCGAAAACAAGGGATCCCAATAAAAGTGGCAAAGATAAATGAACCAATCCTGTTGGATCCAGATGTAAAGATAAAAGTTTTAAATGCTAATAGTAAAAATAAAACGAATAATCAATCCTCACTTGTGTTGAAGGTCAGTTATAAGGAAGTAGACTTTTTACTAATGGGTGATGTAGAAATGGAGCAAGAGAAGACACTATTAGAAAAACATAACCTGGAAGCAGAAATAGTTAAAATTGCACATCATGGATCAGATACGAGTACTTCTTATCAATTTCTACACGAAGTAAATCCACAGATTGCCATACTTACATATCGAATCGGTAATGACTATGGACATCCGGTTGAAAGGGTAATTGACAATCTAGACAGAATTGATGCGCAGATTTACTCAACTGGAGTATTTGGCAACTTACGAATTCTTACAAATGGAGAAGATTATATGATTATTCCTGAAAAAAGTCCTACTGAAAACATAGCGAGTTAA
- a CDS encoding YsnF/AvaK domain-containing protein, with translation MAKQIIGSYSTETGAIAAVNNFKENGMLAEDLTILTNHSADIDRIENNTDVDVKVGGNTAEDESFWDSIKRFFTDENETSDANPYDQLTNLGVSSSDAAAYQDDLISGNIIVIADNDTRTGFIPDTPDSGLSASGFNVTPEDDLVGNNDLYSETEKVKRREEELQINKNKVQSGEVHVDKTVTEELQNVEVPVEKDEVHVERRPVTDYEESARPIEDDESIRVPIVEEEIEVKKKPVVKEEIVIDKEKNLDTAHVADTVKKEHVDVTDEYGMDIEDKIDTDEKYRTGTDKFRR, from the coding sequence ATGGCTAAACAAATTATTGGAAGCTATAGCACAGAAACGGGAGCTATTGCAGCAGTAAATAATTTCAAAGAGAACGGGATGCTGGCAGAAGACCTTACAATTCTTACAAATCACAGTGCAGATATCGACAGAATTGAAAACAATACAGATGTAGATGTAAAAGTAGGAGGAAATACTGCAGAAGATGAATCTTTCTGGGACAGCATTAAGAGATTCTTTACAGATGAAAATGAGACTTCGGATGCAAATCCATATGATCAACTAACAAATCTTGGCGTATCATCCTCTGATGCAGCGGCATATCAGGACGATTTAATCTCCGGGAATATTATAGTAATTGCTGATAATGATACAAGGACAGGCTTTATCCCGGATACACCCGATAGTGGGCTATCTGCTTCTGGATTCAATGTAACACCTGAAGATGATTTGGTCGGAAATAATGATCTATATTCAGAAACTGAAAAAGTGAAACGTCGTGAAGAGGAACTTCAAATCAATAAAAACAAGGTTCAAAGTGGTGAGGTTCATGTTGACAAGACGGTAACTGAGGAACTGCAAAATGTTGAAGTCCCTGTTGAAAAAGACGAGGTCCATGTTGAGCGCAGACCTGTTACAGATTATGAAGAATCAGCTAGACCAATTGAAGATGACGAATCTATCCGTGTTCCAATCGTTGAAGAAGAAATTGAAGTGAAGAAAAAGCCTGTTGTTAAAGAAGAAATAGTGATTGATAAAGAAAAAAATCTTGATACAGCGCATGTCGCGGATACTGTAAAGAAAGAGCATGTTGATGTAACTGATGAATACGGAATGGATATTGAAGATAAAATTGATACGGACGAAAAATATCGGACGGGCACAGATAAGTTCAGAAGATAA
- a CDS encoding GntR family transcriptional regulator, with protein MKNSLDESKPIFLQIKEQLEDSIINGAIKAGERVPSTNEFAAYYKINPATAAKGINELVAEDILFKRRGVGMFVTEDAKQLLVESRKKTFYENFMLPLKNEANKLQISEEELMDMVKRGDDFYEN; from the coding sequence ATGAAAAATTCATTAGATGAAAGCAAACCAATATTCCTGCAGATTAAAGAGCAGCTCGAAGATTCCATTATTAATGGAGCGATTAAAGCAGGGGAACGCGTACCATCGACAAATGAATTCGCTGCATACTACAAGATAAACCCAGCAACTGCAGCAAAAGGAATTAATGAACTTGTCGCAGAGGATATTCTTTTTAAAAGAAGAGGTGTTGGAATGTTCGTAACAGAAGATGCAAAGCAACTATTAGTGGAAAGCCGAAAGAAAACGTTTTATGAAAATTTTATGCTGCCATTAAAAAATGAGGCCAATAAGTTACAAATTAGTGAAGAGGAACTCATGGACATGGTAAAAAGAGGGGATGATTTTTATGAAAATTGA
- a CDS encoding ABC transporter ATP-binding protein, whose translation MKIEVKGLTKKYGNKLALNNISFTLDGPKIYGLLGRNGAGKTTFMDILSGHNTESSGEILIDGENPFDNQRLTELICLIKEGQNFSKDLKVKNVLKIYPFFYPNWDQELAENLIKEFNLNPNSKVKMLSKGMESALGITVGLASKAPITIFDEPYIGLDAPSRKKFYEIMLEEYQEQPRMIIFSTHLIDEVSLLFEEVLILREGSLVLQEESEILRNNTIAVSGTIEEVEAFVSDKEVIEKKQLAGMMTAYVYGTVEEAKMYGLTVEGVPIQELMIYLTERKGA comes from the coding sequence ATGAAAATTGAAGTTAAAGGTCTGACCAAGAAATACGGCAATAAGCTTGCATTAAATAATATTTCATTCACACTTGATGGACCTAAAATTTATGGATTGCTTGGCAGGAATGGTGCAGGGAAAACGACTTTTATGGATATATTATCCGGACATAACACAGAAAGCAGTGGAGAGATCTTAATTGATGGGGAGAATCCATTTGATAATCAGCGATTAACGGAATTGATTTGTTTAATTAAAGAAGGGCAGAATTTCAGTAAGGATTTAAAAGTAAAAAATGTACTCAAGATCTATCCCTTCTTTTATCCGAATTGGGATCAAGAGCTAGCAGAGAACTTAATTAAAGAATTTAACCTTAATCCAAATTCAAAGGTTAAGATGCTTTCGAAAGGGATGGAATCGGCACTGGGGATAACGGTCGGTTTAGCTAGTAAGGCACCAATTACAATTTTTGATGAACCATATATTGGTCTCGATGCACCATCAAGAAAGAAATTCTATGAAATCATGCTGGAAGAATACCAGGAACAACCGCGCATGATTATCTTCTCAACGCATTTAATTGATGAAGTGAGCTTATTATTCGAAGAGGTTTTGATTCTGCGTGAAGGCTCATTAGTTTTACAGGAAGAATCAGAAATCCTTCGCAACAATACCATTGCAGTTTCCGGAACGATCGAGGAAGTCGAGGCATTCGTTTCAGATAAAGAGGTAATTGAGAAAAAACAGCTTGCTGGCATGATGACAGCTTATGTTTATGGCACTGTTGAAGAAGCAAAAATGTATGGATTAACTGTAGAAGGTGTACCAATTCAGGAATTAATGATTTATTTAACGGAAAGAAAGGGGGCATAA
- a CDS encoding ABC transporter permease, with protein MQWMTLFRKEMTENWRNKKWIWVPLVFILLANMDPVSNYYLPQIIESVGGLPEGTVIELPDFTPAEVVMMSLGQLSSLGVLVITLISMATIAGERKSGVSELILVKPVAYRNYITAKWAALLILVWVSLLLGMLASWYYINILYGELPIQSILLAVLFYGLWLTLVVSVSIFYNTLFKTPGIVAFLSIATIILLSVVTQIFSHILEWSPNNLTTYIMEMLQTGSIPSDLIWTAIVTIIISIGLLIAAIIAFGTKELAD; from the coding sequence ATGCAATGGATGACCCTTTTTAGAAAAGAAATGACTGAAAATTGGCGAAACAAGAAATGGATCTGGGTGCCATTAGTCTTTATCCTCCTTGCAAATATGGATCCGGTTTCCAATTATTATTTACCGCAAATCATCGAATCTGTTGGTGGATTACCTGAGGGAACCGTCATCGAACTTCCAGACTTTACACCAGCAGAAGTAGTAATGATGAGTTTAGGACAATTAAGTAGTTTAGGTGTTTTAGTGATTACACTTATATCAATGGCTACAATAGCTGGCGAACGTAAGAGCGGCGTATCGGAACTCATTTTAGTGAAGCCTGTCGCTTATCGTAATTATATCACTGCAAAATGGGCTGCATTACTCATTCTCGTTTGGGTATCACTCCTATTAGGGATGCTTGCTAGCTGGTACTATATTAATATCCTGTACGGAGAGCTTCCAATTCAAAGCATATTATTGGCCGTACTTTTTTATGGACTCTGGCTCACTTTAGTCGTCTCCGTGTCTATTTTCTATAACACATTGTTTAAGACACCCGGTATCGTCGCCTTTCTATCGATTGCAACGATTATCTTACTGAGTGTTGTGACCCAAATATTCAGCCATATACTTGAATGGAGCCCGAATAATCTAACGACGTATATAATGGAGATGCTGCAAACCGGGAGCATTCCATCAGACCTTATTTGGACAGCGATTGTAACCATCATCATTTCAATTGGCCTATTAATCGCCGCAATCATAGCTTTTGGAACAAAGGAGCTAGCAGACTAA
- a CDS encoding ABC transporter ATP-binding protein, with protein sequence MSLLTVTKLSKNYDAKNVVDDVSFDFESGKCIALIGPNGAGKTTILRMLAGLLKPSAGTIRFSGMKENDDIRKYIGYLPQYPVFYNWMTGLEFMIYSGRLSYLSEAEAKRRAAVLLDKVGIIDAKNRRIGKYSGGMKQRLGIAQAIIHKPKLLMLDEPVSSLDPIGRREVLTLMNELKQEMTILFSTHILSDADEVSDDLLLLNKGEIVEQGSIMELRKKYQTSVIMLEFQEDAAIYQGKVNALTSVSNSFIERDVLHVSVSDITKARQEILAQATKENWPLTSFTLNRASLEDMFMKVVTS encoded by the coding sequence ATGTCATTACTAACTGTTACTAAGCTTTCAAAGAATTATGATGCGAAAAATGTAGTGGATGATGTAAGTTTTGATTTTGAAAGCGGAAAATGTATTGCACTAATTGGACCAAATGGAGCTGGAAAGACGACGATATTGCGCATGCTGGCAGGTCTTCTAAAACCTTCTGCTGGTACAATACGTTTTTCCGGTATGAAGGAAAATGATGATATTCGAAAATATATTGGTTACCTGCCGCAATATCCAGTCTTCTATAATTGGATGACTGGATTGGAATTCATGATTTATAGTGGCCGACTTAGCTATTTATCAGAAGCTGAAGCAAAAAGACGTGCAGCAGTCTTACTGGATAAAGTTGGTATAATTGATGCAAAAAATCGCAGAATCGGAAAATATTCTGGTGGTATGAAGCAACGTTTAGGAATAGCACAAGCAATCATTCATAAACCAAAACTGTTAATGTTAGATGAACCAGTCTCATCCCTTGATCCAATTGGTCGTCGTGAAGTCTTAACATTGATGAACGAATTAAAACAAGAAATGACCATTCTATTTTCTACACATATTTTAAGTGATGCTGATGAAGTAAGTGACGATTTATTATTATTAAACAAAGGTGAAATTGTTGAACAAGGATCAATAATGGAATTAAGAAAGAAGTATCAAACATCGGTCATCATGCTCGAATTTCAAGAGGATGCTGCTATCTATCAGGGCAAAGTTAATGCCTTAACTAGTGTTAGCAATAGTTTTATCGAACGTGATGTATTACATGTTTCCGTCTCAGATATTACTAAGGCAAGGCAAGAAATTCTAGCACAAGCAACAAAGGAAAACTGGCCATTAACAAGCTTTACACTAAACCGTGCTTCCCTTGAAGACATGTTCATGAAAGTGGTGACTAGCTAA
- a CDS encoding PLD nuclease N-terminal domain-containing protein, with protein MQEIIDSINWAIVTPLLIIQGVLVIVALLDLAKAESTNGPKWMWVLIIVLANTVGPIIYFIIGRSRD; from the coding sequence ATGCAGGAAATTATCGATTCGATAAATTGGGCAATTGTTACGCCGTTATTAATTATTCAGGGGGTATTAGTCATTGTTGCACTCCTTGACTTAGCAAAAGCTGAATCAACAAACGGGCCTAAATGGATGTGGGTATTAATTATTGTTCTAGCAAACACAGTTGGTCCTATCATTTATTTTATCATTGGAAGGAGTCGCGACTAA
- a CDS encoding DUF1648 domain-containing protein: MNTMTLLLLVAVFIPVFLMMMLTPYLTRKTESFGVTIPEEIYSSKQLKAMRRSYLISTGMLSFIILLMFSFLGLTVVNDEQSLSILLTVGIALYIIVSFIIYLTFHRRMKVLKKNSNWAINKSQQVFINTGFRNQRLTHSNYWFLISFVISIVVIIITFQRYDLIPEQIPMQYNFAGEVTNWVDKSYRSVLSMPIMQLYLMLLFLFINTMIAKSKQQINAEKPEESMRQNIIFRRRWSLYIIVTGSLLTVMFSFIQLSFIYPINQQVITIVPLLFSFIMIIWAIVLSITTGQGGSRVKSQMGKNGNVIDRDDDKYWKLGQFYYNKNDPAFMLEKRFGVGWTINHARPLAWIIILVIIGLAIGIPLLLVG, translated from the coding sequence ATGAACACGATGACATTACTATTATTAGTTGCCGTTTTTATTCCAGTTTTTTTGATGATGATGCTCACACCTTATTTAACTAGAAAAACCGAGAGCTTTGGTGTGACTATTCCTGAGGAAATATACAGCAGTAAGCAACTAAAAGCTATGAGGAGAAGCTATCTTATTTCAACAGGTATGCTTAGCTTCATTATATTGTTGATGTTCAGCTTCTTAGGTCTAACGGTAGTAAATGACGAACAATCATTAAGTATTCTGCTAACCGTTGGCATCGCACTTTATATTATTGTTAGCTTTATTATTTATTTAACATTCCATCGCCGCATGAAAGTCCTAAAGAAAAACTCGAATTGGGCAATCAATAAATCACAGCAAGTATTCATCAATACAGGCTTTCGAAATCAAAGGCTAACCCACTCCAACTATTGGTTCCTTATTTCTTTTGTCATTAGCATCGTAGTGATTATCATTACGTTTCAGCGATATGACCTGATACCAGAACAAATACCAATGCAGTATAACTTTGCCGGTGAAGTTACCAATTGGGTGGATAAATCGTATCGCTCCGTTCTTTCCATGCCTATCATGCAGTTGTATTTAATGCTCCTATTCTTATTCATCAATACAATGATTGCAAAATCAAAGCAGCAAATCAATGCAGAAAAACCGGAAGAATCGATGCGCCAAAACATCATTTTCAGACGGAGATGGTCTCTGTATATCATTGTCACCGGGTCATTATTAACAGTCATGTTCTCTTTTATTCAGTTATCGTTCATCTATCCAATCAATCAACAAGTAATAACAATCGTCCCGCTTCTATTTAGCTTTATCATGATTATCTGGGCAATCGTTCTCTCTATTACTACAGGTCAAGGTGGGAGTCGTGTAAAAAGCCAAATGGGAAAGAATGGCAATGTGATCGATCGTGATGACGACAAATACTGGAAGCTTGGTCAGTTTTATTACAATAAAAATGATCCTGCTTTTATGTTAGAAAAACGGTTCGGTGTTGGCTGGACAATAAATCACGCAAGACCGTTAGCATGGATTATTATTCTCGTCATTATCGGTTTAGCAATTGGAATTCCATTGTTATTAGTAGGTTAA
- a CDS encoding GntR family transcriptional regulator gives MFININLESAEPIYIQLQHQIIEGIAKGKLKPGDPLPSVRSLASDIGINLHTVNKVYQLLKQDGYILIHRQKGVVINPEGPPKADEEYKQNLKASIHPLIAASICRGIEEEAFLQMCKELFNEFKEEGENK, from the coding sequence ATGTTCATTAATATTAACCTTGAGTCCGCTGAGCCTATCTACATCCAATTACAACATCAGATTATTGAAGGAATTGCGAAAGGTAAACTTAAACCTGGGGATCCGCTACCATCCGTCAGATCATTGGCTTCTGATATTGGGATTAATCTTCATACAGTGAATAAGGTATACCAGTTGCTAAAACAGGATGGATATATTCTAATTCATAGACAAAAAGGGGTTGTAATCAATCCAGAAGGTCCACCAAAAGCAGATGAGGAATACAAGCAAAATTTAAAAGCAAGTATTCACCCCCTAATTGCAGCTTCAATTTGTCGTGGCATCGAGGAAGAAGCGTTTTTACAGATGTGTAAAGAATTATTTAACGAATTTAAAGAGGAAGGTGAGAATAAATGA
- a CDS encoding YfhE family protein: protein MSKFKENQRLKYLKKTQEVNYQKEFKRADRIYEQLSQRGNHS from the coding sequence ATGAGCAAGTTTAAAGAAAACCAACGATTAAAATACTTAAAGAAAACTCAAGAAGTCAATTACCAAAAGGAATTTAAACGTGCAGATCGTATCTATGAGCAATTATCACAAAGAGGGAATCATAGTTAA
- a CDS encoding GNAT family N-acetyltransferase, translated as MLKMRDLHEVPVLFELMTHPDVFPYVRHKAETTDEFYFLTRKTIEAEANGELISRTILDEYLQPIGTINLFDIENKHGFLATWIGQPYFGKGYNRPAKDQFFNELFFLHDIEGIFMKVRKTNTRSLKAVLKLPYVSLGNEFYPEVYQEINTNGDIYDLFVITKEQYTSYQQFTKDQVVTTDEEVS; from the coding sequence ATGCTAAAAATGCGTGACTTACATGAGGTGCCGGTTCTATTTGAATTAATGACGCATCCAGATGTATTTCCCTATGTTAGACATAAAGCAGAAACAACTGATGAATTTTATTTCCTTACAAGAAAGACGATCGAAGCTGAAGCAAATGGCGAATTGATCTCACGTACGATTTTAGATGAGTACTTGCAGCCAATTGGAACGATAAATTTATTTGATATCGAGAATAAGCACGGATTTTTAGCTACCTGGATTGGTCAGCCTTATTTCGGTAAAGGATATAACCGACCTGCAAAGGATCAATTTTTCAACGAATTATTCTTCTTGCATGATATTGAAGGTATTTTCATGAAAGTACGAAAGACAAACACTCGCTCACTTAAAGCTGTATTAAAGCTGCCATATGTTTCACTTGGAAATGAGTTCTACCCTGAGGTTTATCAAGAAATTAATACGAATGGCGATATATATGATCTTTTCGTTATTACAAAGGAACAATATACCAGCTACCAACAGTTTACAAAAGATCAGGTTGTCACAACAGATGAAGAAGTATCATAA
- the recX gene encoding recombination regulator RecX encodes MHKITRITTQKKSKDRYNIYLDDGKGEKYGFSVDEAVLIEFHLRKNLEIDDEMITLLIKKDTLHKSYTQAIHFLSFRMRTKKEIYDYLVKKEVEAEHIKEIINKLLKDKLIDDKLFAEMFVRTRINTTSKGPMLIKKELIEKGVSASIASEAVQAYPYEVQFEKVSKWAEKKLNLKKKESFKKQIQQLQVTLIQKGFTQDVINDALAEIHEEKDEGEEWNAIIFQGEKLVKKHQRKFDGFELRNKVKEGLYRKGFSIELINRFLDEIMDESINN; translated from the coding sequence TTGCACAAAATCACTCGAATCACGACGCAAAAGAAAAGTAAGGATCGCTATAATATTTATTTGGATGACGGTAAAGGTGAAAAGTATGGCTTCAGCGTAGACGAAGCAGTATTAATTGAATTTCATTTGAGAAAAAATCTCGAGATTGATGATGAGATGATTACTTTACTAATTAAGAAAGATACTTTACATAAATCATATACCCAAGCAATTCATTTTCTAAGCTTCCGAATGCGAACAAAAAAGGAAATTTATGATTATTTAGTTAAAAAAGAAGTTGAAGCCGAGCATATAAAAGAAATTATTAATAAATTGCTTAAAGATAAACTAATTGACGACAAGCTCTTTGCAGAGATGTTTGTTCGTACACGTATAAATACTACATCAAAAGGACCAATGCTTATCAAGAAGGAACTCATTGAAAAGGGAGTTTCAGCAAGTATTGCAAGTGAGGCCGTACAAGCATATCCTTACGAGGTTCAATTTGAAAAGGTTTCAAAATGGGCAGAGAAGAAGCTGAATCTAAAGAAAAAGGAATCCTTTAAGAAGCAAATCCAACAGCTGCAAGTGACATTAATACAAAAAGGTTTTACGCAGGACGTTATAAATGATGCATTGGCAGAAATTCATGAGGAGAAGGATGAAGGTGAGGAATGGAATGCCATTATCTTCCAAGGCGAAAAACTAGTAAAGAAGCATCAAAGGAAATTTGATGGGTTTGAGCTTCGCAACAAAGTAAAGGAAGGATTATATCGCAAGGGCTTCTCGATCGAATTGATTAATCGTTTTCTAGATGAAATTATGGATGAGTCAATTAATAATTGA